A part of Pseudoliparis swirei isolate HS2019 ecotype Mariana Trench chromosome 8, NWPU_hadal_v1, whole genome shotgun sequence genomic DNA contains:
- the LOC130198400 gene encoding unconventional myosin-VIIa-like — MMLRKGEWVWLDSDIGVPIGARVKVTPSGQRFLVDDGGKEQSLSQELEASLRIMHPTSVEGVDDMIKLGDMTEAGVLRNLLLRHKRGIIYTYTGSVLVAVNPYQDYPLYSEDQVQLYHGRKLGELPPHIFAIAESCYSNMTRHLMNQCCIISGESGAGKTESTKLILQYLAAVSGELSEQQIEQQILESNPILEAFGNAKTVRNDNSSRFGKYLEIFFNKDGVIEGARVEQYLLEKSRVCHQALEERNYHIFYCILAGVTAEEKKTLSLGDAKEYKFLSQGGNITCEGRNDAKDYKIICSAMKILTFSESQCQKIVKLLAAILHLGNICFQANTQNNLESSDISKSEHFSIAASLLEVHKSSLATSLTQRSFMTNRERVTKPLSAEQASDCRDAFVKAIYNKLFIWIVGKINDVISQRLSSSPKSSFLSIGLLDIFGFENFKTNSFEQLCINYANEKLQQFFVAHIFKLEQKEYRKEDIVWNNIKFSDNQNILDILAGKPCNLLALIDEESHFPKGSDFTLLNKLNQQHKGNKSYIASKSEHDTDFGIFHFAGQVQYESKGFLEKNRDAVSSDIIKMVEMTTNKLLRQIFESELSTNRGKISNNKKVIMTPKSSLQAQTDNHKQVPTLSGQFRQSLDSLMKALSTCQPFFIRCFKPNNEKQSKVLDRELCLHQLRYSGMMDTIRIRKLGYPIRHTFEEFLERYRVLLKTTVCDPRTEKAAACCKAICQAVFEEANEWKIGRTKIFLRDAHDAVLERLREQKLSRIALVIQRVMLGYKDRKSFLKKRTAAVVLQKHWRAHRQREMKRKLLLGIYRLASKIRGRKLQLQYQRQRAATITIQSQVRGYQVRKDWKQKREAVILIQAYRRGLLARRISKKMRDEATLLRLAKENQGKIDAEKIAAEKIAAEKIAAKKVAEEKIAAEKIAAEKVASKKVAAEKIAAKKTAAEKIAAEKVAAEFQQRLKVVAQSSDDEEPEPTVEKDSYDLQPMPPVEVVQQESTRSDEFEKKRKEKKKKNVPEPLEETTVETIQLEIIAAASVPSSPTPSLEEEDDEFDDGSDKFSFYRFSILHFQSNTGHTHFNQRLKQPLLPHDDEGDALACLTIWWIILRFMGDIPEPKPVDALSQASSTISRSLPQRQGRRLSHLVGLDQIIMRKNKKKLGGGNRKASVITEEPENFTEDEDILIGEGPTLDRPLSSLEKIHIILGYALSRPDIRDEIYCQICKQLVNNKNKRSSMQGWVLLSICLGIFAPTDIFIKYLESFVRRGPNGYGEYCTERLRRIIANGGRKELPCWLEEQAAKSKEPIDVSVTIIDDRTVHLQLDSASTSAEVCQAVADKIDLRDTYGFSLYISLYEKMWSLGSCGKHVLDAVSQCEQEMRRQGKAEKDTPWTLSIRKEQFTPWHDCSEDPISTDLIYKQVIKGIKMGEYSSEKEDEYVQLAAQHYYIQFGSAYNKDNVQKVVEECIATTLIENKSMTKWVQLISAAHLKGPYVNEDHDTDSVKGELVNNAQHSWPLHFSKFYDATLMSGPPLPKSRFFVALNASGIFFMDGRDKCLLEIPYLEVKDIHMIGDSLFRDSESLSLATVNGEIVLKSGEAADMAALIERNLDGLRQRSVYAMARQDASRQDDPTFPVCKRGDLLLVEKDKTGSPGKDWINVTNQRTSASGAVHKDTVQFLPTLEKPNDVMMELLSPGQRKPSTAQNATQRNETVAPTSLKEFAFENFRPAARDAGRQGASRGVSREKLWASSREPLKQPLMRSLAHNSDLSNLACSAFTAILKYMGDYPIKHARSPLELTDQIFGPATQHEELQDEIYCQIMRQMTSNSSRLSMERGWQLMWLCLGLFSPSPSLIRHTQRFLESRPRDQLAPGCLQRLRGMGSKEPRKLPPHPVEVDAIQQNSTQIFHKVHFPNETSDIFEVKSTTTSKDMCYSIASQLKLSSAEGYGLYLKTPNKLVSLEEQKYFFDSLRLTSETFNKGKKVKEGHQANVPYRVNFKRKLWFNVSPGKDLIADLTFHFPQELPRYLRGYHKCTKEDMADLGGLLFRTEVDSDRSQFVMIPRMLRELVPADQLKSMSSEEWKKHIISAYNRQSGITVHEAKIAFLKGISSWPTFGCSFFEVKQTCEPSYPNTVLIAISKQGVCFIEPDTKELIVMHPFSRISEFQSEGGYFEMTIGTLGNIFVCETLQAHTMEDLLRSYITMYERQRQNLRPRNHMFS, encoded by the exons ATGATGCTGAGAAAG GGGGAGTGGGTCTGGCTGGACTCTGACATCGGGGTCCCCATTGGAGCGAGGGTCAAAGTAACACCATCTGGCCAACGGTTCCTGGTGGACGATGGGGGAAAG GAGCAGAGTCTTTCCCAGGAGCTGGAAGCCTCCCTACGGATCATGCACCCTACATCAGTGGAGGGTGTGGATGACATGATCAAACttggagacatgacagaggccGGCGTCCTCAGGAACCTCCTTCTCCGACACAAACGAGGCATCATCTAT ACCTACACCGGCTCTGTGCTGGTGGCAGTGAATCCATATCAGGATTACCCTTTATATTCagaggaccag GTGCAGTTGTACCATGGTCGAAAGCTTGGGGAACTCCCTCCCCACATCTTTGCCATCGCTGAATCCTGCTACAGTAACATGACACGTCATCTCATGAACCAGTGCTGCATCATCAG TGGGGAATCCGGAGCAGGTAAGACCGAGAGCACAAAGCTGATCCTGCAGTACTTGGCAGCGGTCAGTGGTGAGCTCTCTGAGCAGCAGATTGAACAACAGATCCTGGAGTCTAACCCAATACTGGAAG CTTTTGGAAATGCAAAAACAGTCCGCAATGACAACTCCAGTCGCTTTGGGAAATATTTGGAGATCTTCTTCAATAAGGACGGCGTGATTGAGGGTGCTCGTGTGGAACAGTATCTTCTGGAGAAGTCTCGTGTCTGCCATCAG GCACTGGAGGAGAGAAACTACCACATATTTTACTGCATTCTGGCAGGAGTCACAGCAGAGGAAAAGAAAACGTTGAGCCTTGGAGATGCTAAGGAATACAAATTCCTTTCTCAG GGCGGCAATATCACGTGTGAAGGCAGGAACGATGCTAAGGACTACAAAATAATTTGTTCCGCGATGAAAATCCTGACCTTCTCTGAGAGCCAGTGCCAGAAAATCGTCAAGCTGCTGGCAGCCATATTACACCTGGGAAACATCTGCTTCCAGG CAAACACGCAAAACAACTTGGAATCCAGTGACATCAGCAAGTCAGAACACTTCAGCATCGCAGCCTCGTTACTGGAG GTCCACAAGTCTTCCCTGGCGACGAGTCTGACCCAGCGTTCATTTATGACCAACAGAGAGCGGGTGACCAAACCCCTCAGCGCCGAACAGGCCTCTGACTGTAGAGATGCCTTTGTCAAG GCAATCTACAATAAGTTGTTCATATGGATCGTTGGGAAAATCAACGATGTCATCTCTCAGAGGTTGTCCAGCAGCCCCAAatcctccttcctgtccatTGGCCTGCTCGATATCTTTGGCTTTGAGAACTTCAAAACAAACAG CTTTGAGCAGCTGTGCATTAATTATGCAAATGAAAAGCTGCAGCAGTTCTTCGTGGCCCACATCTTCAAGCTGGAGCAGAAGGAGTACCGGAAAGAGGACATTGTCTGGAATAACATCAAATTCAGTGACAATCAAAACATCTTGGACATTCTGGCTGGGAAGCCCTGTAACCTGCTGGCTCTTATCGATGAAGAAAGCCACTTTCCAAAG GGCTCAGACTTCACTTTGCTGAACAAGTTGAACCAGCAACACAAAGGGAACAAGAGCTACATCGCCTCCAAGAGTGAACACGACACAGACTTTGGGATTTTCCACTTTGCAGGCCAGGTTCAGTACGAGTCCAAAG gATTCCTGGAAAAGAACAGAGATGCCGTCAGTTCTGACATAATCAAGATGGTTGAAATGACCACCAATAAGCTGCTACGCCAGATATTTGAGTCTGAGCTTTCAACCAATCGTGGGAAGattagcaacaacaaaaaagtcatcATGACACCAAAGAGCTCTCTACAG GCTCAGACTGACAACCACAAACAGGTGCCGACGCTCAGCGGTCAGTTCCGTCAGTCTCTGGACTCCCTCATGAAGGCTTTGTCCACCTGTCAGCCTTTCTTCATCCGCTGCTTCAAGCCCAACAATGAAAAGCAGTCCAAG GTGCTTGACAGAGAGCTATGTCTGCATCAGTTGAGATACTCGGGCATGATGGACACCATCCGCATCCGCAAGCTGGGATATCCAATTCGCCACACCTTCGAGGAATTCCTGGAGCGCTACAGGGTGCTGCTGAAGACGACCGTCTGCGACCCCAGAACT GAGAAAGCTGCCGCCTGTTGTAAAGCCATCTGCCAGGCCGTGTTTGAAGAAGCCAACGAGTGGAAAATAGGCAGGACCAAGATCTTCCTCAGG GATGCACATGACGCCGTCCTGGAACGACTGAGAGAACAAAAGCTCAGCAGGATAGCTCTGGTGATCCAGAGGGTCATGCTGGGATACAAAGACAG AAAGTCTTTCCTGAAGAAGCGGACAGCAGCTGTGGTGTTGCAGAAGCACTGGAGAGCTCACAGACAaagagaaatgaaaagaaag CTCCTGCTCGGCATTTACCGACTGGCATCAAAGATCCGCGGTCGGAAGCTCCAGCTCCAGTACCAGAGACAGCGAGCGGCAACAATCACCATACAGAGCCAG GTTCGAGGCTACCAGGTGAGGAAGGACTGGAAGCAGAAAAGAGAGGCCGTCATACTGATCCAAGCTTACAGAAGAGGACTCCTGGCCAGAAGAATATCCAAAAAGATGAGGGATGAA GCGACCCTTTTGCGCCTGGCGAAAGAGAACCAAGGGAAGATTGATGCGGAGAAGATTGCCGCGGAGAAGATTGCTGCGGAGAAGATTGCTGCAAAGAAGGTTGCTGAGGAGAAGATTGCCGCGGAGAAGATTGCTGCGGAGAAGGTTGCTTCAAAGAAGGTTGCTGCGGAGAAGATTGCTGCGAAGAAGACTGCTGCAGAGAAGATTGCTGCGGAGAAGGTTGCTGCGGAGTTTCAGCAGCGACTGAAAGTCGTCGCTCAATCATCAGATGATGAGGAGCCTGAGCCAACTGTTGAAAAGGATTCGTATGATCTCCAGCCCATGCCTCCTGTGGAAGTGGTCCAACAGGAATCAACACGATCAGATGAATTTGAG aagaagaggaaggagaagaagaagaagaacgtgcCAGAGCCGCTGGAGGAAACCACAGTGGAGACAATACAGTTGGAAATCATCGCTGCAGCCTCAGTCCCATCATCCCCTACCCCATCgctggaagaggaggacgacgagTTTGATGACGGCAGTGATAAGTTTTCCTTCTACCGGTTCAGCATCCTTCACTTCCAGAGCAACACCGGCCACACGCACTTCAACCAGAGACTCAAGCAGCCGCTTCTGCCCCACGATGACGAGGGCGATGCACTG GCATGTCTGACTATATGGTGGATTATACTGCGTTTCATGGGGGACATACCAGAACCAAAACCTGTGGACGCACTGTCTCAAGCATCCAGCACCATCTCCCGTTCTCTACCCCAAAGGCAAGGCCGGAGGCTGAGCCACCTGGTGGGACTGGACCAG ATAATAAtgaggaagaacaagaaaaagcttGGCGGTGGAAACAGAAAAGCTTCTGTCATTACAGAGGAG ccAGAGAACTTCACAGAGGACGAAGACATTTTGATCGGAGAGGGCCCGACACTGGATCGGCCACTTTCATCTTTGGAAAAAATACACATTATCCTCGGATACGCTCTGTCGAGACCAGACATAAG GGATGAGATTTACTGCCAGATCTGTAAGCAGCTGGTGAACAATAAGAACAAGAGGAGCTCTATGCAAGGTTGGGtccttctctccatctgtcttgGGATCTTCGCCCCCACAGACATCTTCataaag TATTTGGAGAGTTTTGTCCGTAGAGGTCCAAATGGTTACGGAGAATACTGTACTGAGCGCCTGCGTCGGATCATCGCCaacggaggaagaaaagagtTGCCCTGTTGGTTAGAGGAACAG GCTGCCAAGTCCAAGGAGCCCATAGATGTGTCTGTGACTATAATAGACGACCGCACTGTCCATCTCCAGTTGGACTCGGCCTCCACCTCTGCTGAAGTCTGTCAAGCTGTGGCTGACAAGATTGATCTTCGAGACACATATGGATTCTCCCTGTATATCAGTCTCTATGAAAAG ATGTGGTCTCTGGGCAGCTGTGGGAAGCATGTATTGGACGCGGTGTCTCAGTGCGAGCAGGAGATGAGGAGGCAGGGCAAGGCGGAGAAGGATACCCCCTGGACACTTTCCATCCGCAAGGAACAGTTCACACCCTGGCATGACTGCTCAGAAGACCCGATCAGCACAGATCTAATCTACAAACAGGTTATCAAGGGAATCAAGATGGGAGAGTACAGCAGTGAGAAG GAGGATGAATACGTCCAGCTGGCAGCTCAGCACTATTACATCCAGTTTGGGTCAGCATACAACAAAGACAACGTCCAAAAGGTGGTGGAGGAATGCATCGCTACGACACTTATCGAGAACAAATCGATGACGAAGTGGGTCCAGCTCATCAGCGCGGCACACTTAAAG GGTCCTTATGTCAACGAGGATCATGACACAGACAGTGTCAAGGGAGAACTGGTCAACAACGCCCAACATTCATGGCCCCTGCACTTCTCCAAATTTTATGACGCTACATTGATGTCAG GTCCTCCTTTGCCCAAAAGCAGATTTTTTGTAGCTCTAAACGCGAGTGGCATCTTCTTCATGGATGGCAGAGACAAGTGCCTCCTTGAGATCCCTTACCTAGAAGTAAAGGACATACACATGATTGG TGACAGCCTTTTCCGGGACTCTGAGTCACTGAGTTTGGCCACAGTCAACGGAGAGATTGTTCTGAAATCTGGTGAAGCTGCGGACATGGCCGCACTTATTGAGAGAAACCTGGATGGGCTGAGACAGCGCTCAGTGTACGCAATGGCTCGACAGGATGCCAGTAGACAAG ATGACCCCACGTTCCCGGTTTGTAAACGAGGAGACCTTCTGCTCGTAGAGAAAGATAAAACAGGTTCTCCTGGTAAGGACTGGATAAACGTTACCAACCAGCGGACCAGTGCCAGCGGAGCGGTCCATAAGGATACAGTGCAGTTTCTGCCGACTCTTGAGAAGCCCAATGACGTTATGATG GAGCTGCTCAGTCCAGGCCAGAGGAAACCTTCAACAGCACAAAACGCCACACAAAGAAACGAAACCGTGGCTCCTACCTCATTAAAGGAGTTTGCATTTGAGAACTTCAG GCCTGCAGCTAGAGATGCCGGTCGACAGGGTGCGTCCAGAGGGGTGAGCAGGGAGAAGCTGTGGGCAAGCTCCAGAGAACCTCTCAAACAGCCCCTAATGAGGAGCCTGGCCCACAACTCGGATCTCAGCAACCTGGCCTGCAGCGCCTTCACTG CTATCCTGAAGTATATGGGCGACTACCCCATCAAACATGCTCGCAGCCCTCTAGAGCTGACTGACCAGATCTTTGGCCCGGCCACCCAGCATGAAGAACTGCAGGACGAGATCTACTGCCAGATTATGAGACAGATgaccagcaacagcagcag gTTGAGTATGGAGCGTGGGTGGCAGCTCATGTGGCTGTGTTTGGGCTTGTTCTCGCCCAGTCCGAGTTTGATAAGACACACTCAGCGCTTCCTGGAGTCGCGGCCCAGAGACCAGCTGGCTCCTGGCTGCCTGCAGAGGCTGCGCGGCATGGGCAG TAAGGAACCCAGGAAGCTTCCTCCCCATCCGGTAGAAGTGGACGCCATCCAACAGAACAGCACCCAGATCTTCCATAAAGTCCACTTCCCAAATGAAACAAGTGAT ATATTTGAGGTGAAGTCAACAACCACAAGCAAAGACATGTGCTACAGTATCGCCTCTCAGCTCAAACTGAGCTCAGCTGAAGGATACGGCCTGTACCTGAAAACACCAAACAAG CTTGTAAGCTTGGAGGAGCAGAAGTATTTCTTTGACAGTTTAAGGCTGACTTCAGAGACTTTtaataaaggaaaaaaagtgaaagaag GCCACCAGGCCAATGTGCCCTACCGGGTGAACTTCAAGAGGAAGCTCTGGTTCAATGTGAGCCCGGGGAAAGACCTGATTGCAGACCTCACTTTCCATTTCCCACAG GAGCTACCCAGGTACCTGCGTGGATACCACAAATGCACCAAAGAAGACATGGCCGACCTGGGCGGGCTGCTCTTCAGAACCGAAGTAGATTCGGACAGGTCGCAGTTTGTCATGATCCCCAGAATGCTGCGGGAGCTTGTTCCTGCTGACCAGTTGAAAAGCATGTCCTCCGAAGAATGGAAGAAG CACATCATCTCTGCCTATAACAGGCAGAGTGGTATCACGGTGCACGAGGCCAAAATCGCCTTCCTGAAAGGCATTTCGAGTTGGCCAACCTTCGGCTGTAGCTTCTTTGAAGTTAAA CAAACTTGTGAACCTAGCTACCCAAATACAGTTTTGATTGCCATCAGCAAGCAAGGGGTTTGCTTCATAGAACCAGATACAAAG GAGCTGATTGTCATGCACCCATTCAGCCGCATCTCAGAGTTCCAGAGTGAAGGCGGCTACTTCGAGATGACTATCGGCACCTTGGGAAACATCTTTGTCTGTGAAACCTTACAG GCCCACACAATGGAGGACCTTCTTAGATCGTACATCACCATGTACGAGAGGCAGAGGCAGAACCTTCGACCGAGGAACCATATGTTTTCCTGA